A genomic window from Solanum dulcamara chromosome 11, daSolDulc1.2, whole genome shotgun sequence includes:
- the LOC129874479 gene encoding ribosome biogenesis protein WDR12 homolog gives MAGMDIDGNVEEAARRVQVRFVTKLKAPFKAPPTSIAIPSNLTRLGLSSIVNNLLKAGKDDWNPEPFDFLIDGELVRMSLEEFLLAKGISAEKILEIEYIRAVAPRKQEEPSLHDDWVSAVDGSNSKFVLTGCYDGFGRIWKAAGSCTHLLGGHTDAITSVCVVKPRVAQNGADQIVATASKDRTLRLWKFDADESLDQIQRIRAFKILNGHNASVQSVAANPAGDMVCSGSWDCQIALWQASDSDTGDVVSVKKRKKNADEEDPQVEEEAKSTLVGHTQCVSSVVWLQDETIYSASWDHSIRRWDVESGKDSLNLYCDKVINCLDIGGEGSSLIAGGGSDPVLRIWDPRKPGTSASVYQFSSHSSWISACKWHEKSWFHLVSASYDGKVMLWDLRTAWPLAVIDTHKDKVLCADWWKGESVISGGADSKLCISSDVCVL, from the exons ATGGCGGGTATGGATATTGATGGGAACGTTGAAGAGGCTGCAAGGCGTGTACAGGTCCGGTTTGTCACGAAGTTGAAAGCCCCCTTTAAGGCTCCGCCTACTTCCATTGCTATTCCCTCCAATCTCACCCGATTGGGCCTCTCTTCCATTGTCAACAACCTCCTTAAAGCCG GAAAGGATGATTGGAATCCCGAGCCTTTTGATTTTCTCATTGATGGAGAATTGGTCCGCATGTCACTTGAAGAGTTTCTCCTTGCCAAGGGCATTTCAGCT GAGAAAATATTGGAGATTGAGTACATTAGAGCTGTGGCTCCAAGAAAACAAGAAGAGCCATCTTTGCATGACGACTGGGTCAGTGCAGTTGATGGTTCTAATTCTAA GTTTGTTTTGACTGGATGTTATGATGGTTTTGGAAG AATATGGAAGGCTGCCGGATCTTGTACACATCTACTTGGGGGCCATACTGATGCGATTACTTCTGTTTGTGTTGTCAAACCAAGAG TGGCTCAAAATGGTGCTGATCAAATAGTAGCTACGGCTTCCAAGGATAGGACACTGCGGCTCTGGAAG TTTGATGCAGATGAGTCTTTGGATCAGATACAGAGGATTAGAGCCTTTAAGATTTTAAATGGACATAATGCTTCTGTCCAAAGTGTTGCAGCCAATCCTGCTGGAGATATG GTGTGTTCAGGGTCCTGGGATTGCCAAATAGCTTTGTGGCAAGCAAGTGACTCAGATACAGGTGACGTCGTTTCagtcaagaaaaggaagaagaatgCCGATGAGGAGGATCCTCAAGTGGAA GAGGAGgctaaatctacacttgtaggACATACACAATGTGTGTCTTCTGTGGTGTGGTTGCAAGATGAAACAATTTATTCAGCATCATGGGATCACTCTATAAGAAGATGGGATGTTGAGTCGGGCAAGGATTCATTGAACCTG TATTGCGACAAAGTTATTAATTGCCTTGATATTGGAGGTGAAGGTTCTTCCCTCATTGCTGGTGGTGGTTCTGACCCCGTTCTTAGGATATGGGATCCTCGCAAACCag GCACTTCGGCTTCTGTCTATCAGTTCTCATCGCACAGTTCTTGGATATCGGCCTGCAAATGGCATGAAAAGTCATGGTTTCACTTGGTTTCTGCATCTTATGATGGGAAAGTAATGTTATGGGACTTAAGAACTGCG TGGCCCCTTGCTGTCATTGATACTCACAAGGACAAG GTATTGTGTGCGGATTGGTGGAAAGGTGAAAGTGTAATCAGTGGTGGGGCTGACTCGAAGCTTTGCATCTCTTCTGATGTTTGTGTGTTGTGA